A window from Cryobacterium sp. SO1 encodes these proteins:
- the map gene encoding type I methionyl aminopeptidase, which produces MTVALRRSIYKTPAQMRLMLAPGLATAASLVAARNAMQAGVTTLELDAAAEAAIVALGGQPNFKLEQGYFHTVCASVNDDVVHGIPNGRVLGAGDIVSIDSGAIIDGWNGDAAFTFVLPDPARPELVAERQELSRVTEQSLWHGIARLASARHLNEVGEAIEDYIESQGSFGILTDYVGHGIGKSMHEAPPVFNYRVRQKGPDVKPGLVVAIEPMVVLGDIETYTRDDDWTVATSDGKAAAHWEHSVAVHKDGIWVLTAEDGGASGLAQFGITPVPLA; this is translated from the coding sequence ATGACCGTGGCCCTTCGCCGCTCCATCTACAAGACCCCGGCGCAGATGCGCCTGATGCTGGCCCCCGGCCTGGCGACCGCTGCGTCGCTCGTGGCGGCGCGCAACGCGATGCAGGCGGGTGTCACCACCCTCGAGCTGGATGCGGCCGCTGAGGCCGCGATCGTGGCCCTGGGCGGTCAGCCCAACTTCAAGCTCGAGCAGGGCTACTTCCACACCGTGTGCGCCTCGGTGAACGACGACGTGGTGCACGGCATCCCCAACGGGCGGGTCCTGGGCGCGGGCGACATCGTCTCCATCGACAGCGGCGCGATCATCGACGGCTGGAACGGCGACGCGGCCTTCACCTTCGTGCTGCCCGACCCGGCCCGGCCCGAGCTCGTCGCCGAACGCCAGGAGCTGTCGCGCGTGACCGAGCAGTCGCTCTGGCACGGCATCGCCCGGCTGGCGTCGGCGCGGCACCTCAACGAGGTCGGCGAGGCCATCGAGGACTACATCGAATCGCAGGGTTCGTTCGGGATTCTCACCGACTACGTGGGGCACGGCATCGGCAAGTCCATGCACGAGGCGCCGCCGGTGTTCAACTACCGGGTGCGCCAGAAGGGCCCGGACGTGAAGCCCGGCCTGGTCGTGGCCATCGAGCCGATGGTGGTGCTCGGCGACATCGAGACCTACACCCGCGACGACGACTGGACCGTTGCCACCAGCGACGGCAAGGCCGCCGCACACTGGGAGCACAGCGTCGCCGTGCACAAGGACGGCATCTGGGTGCTCACCGCCGAGGACGGCGGCGCGTCAGGCCTGGCCCAGTTCGGGATCACGCCGGTTCCGCTGGCGTAA
- a CDS encoding adenylate kinase: protein MTRLLVIGPPGAGKGTQAVRLADAFGIPAVSTGDIFRANVKNETELGLQVKAFIEAGKYVPDTLTNAIVADRLAEPDALNGFLLDGYPRTTEQVLELDRLLNAEGTSLDAVVQIVADTDEVVARLLKRAAEQGRADDTADVIRHRLDVYEEQTAPLIHLYDKRGVVVTVDGLGAVDQVTDRIVAALAERGLHAVGPSDTVAASV, encoded by the coding sequence TTGACCCGCCTCCTCGTGATCGGCCCCCCGGGCGCCGGCAAGGGCACCCAGGCCGTGCGCCTGGCGGATGCCTTCGGTATTCCGGCCGTTTCCACCGGTGACATCTTCCGTGCGAACGTGAAGAACGAAACCGAGCTGGGCCTGCAGGTCAAGGCGTTCATCGAGGCCGGCAAGTACGTGCCCGACACCCTGACCAACGCGATTGTCGCCGACCGCCTGGCCGAGCCGGACGCCCTCAACGGCTTCCTGCTCGACGGGTACCCGCGCACCACCGAGCAGGTGCTCGAGCTGGACCGCCTGCTCAACGCCGAGGGCACCTCGCTCGACGCCGTGGTGCAGATCGTCGCCGACACCGACGAGGTCGTCGCCCGGCTGCTCAAGCGGGCCGCCGAGCAGGGCCGCGCCGATGACACGGCCGACGTCATCCGTCACCGGCTCGACGTGTACGAAGAGCAGACCGCCCCGCTGATCCACCTGTACGACAAGCGCGGCGTCGTGGTCACCGTCGACGGCCTCGGCGCCGTCGACCAGGTCACCGACCGGATCGTGGCGGCCCTCGCCGAGCGCGGCCTGCACGCCGTCGGTCCGAGCGACACCGTTGCGGCCTCGGTCTAA
- the secY gene encoding preprotein translocase subunit SecY, whose protein sequence is MFSAIARIFRTPDLRKKIGFTLGIVALFRLGSFIPAPFVDFGNVQACLAANQGTSGLYELVNLFSGGALLQLSVFALGIMPYITASIIVQLLRVVIPHFETLYKEGAAGQSKLTQYTRYLTIALGILQSTTLITVARSGALFGTSASSECSQLLTNDAWYAIMLMVITMTAGTGVIMWMGEMITERGIGNGMSLLIFTSIAAQFPNSLISIAQQRGIDVFLIVLVIGLIVVAGVVFVEQSQRRIPVQYAKRMVGRRTYGGNNTYIPIKVNMAGVVPVIFASSLLYLPALIAQFNQPAAGETPQAWVTWVTNNLTQGSHPLYMAFYFLLIVGFTYFYVAITFNPEEVADNMKKYGGFIPGIRAGRPTAEYLDYVLTRVTLPGALYLGLIALIPLIAFSLIGADQNFPFGGASILIIVGVGLETVKQIDSQLQQRHYEGLLR, encoded by the coding sequence TTGTTTAGCGCCATTGCGCGGATATTCCGCACGCCGGACCTTCGTAAGAAGATCGGGTTCACCCTGGGCATCGTCGCCCTGTTCCGTCTGGGCTCGTTCATCCCCGCCCCATTCGTGGACTTCGGCAACGTGCAGGCCTGTCTTGCAGCGAACCAGGGAACGAGCGGCCTCTACGAGCTCGTGAACCTGTTCAGCGGTGGCGCCTTGCTGCAGCTGTCCGTCTTCGCGCTGGGGATCATGCCGTACATCACGGCCTCCATCATCGTGCAGCTGCTGCGCGTGGTGATCCCACACTTTGAGACCCTCTACAAGGAGGGTGCGGCGGGCCAGTCCAAGCTGACGCAGTACACCCGCTACCTCACCATCGCCCTGGGCATCCTGCAGTCGACCACGCTGATCACGGTGGCCCGCAGCGGCGCCCTGTTCGGCACCTCGGCCTCCTCCGAGTGCTCGCAGCTGCTCACCAACGACGCCTGGTACGCCATCATGCTGATGGTCATCACCATGACCGCCGGTACCGGCGTGATCATGTGGATGGGTGAGATGATCACCGAGCGTGGCATCGGCAACGGCATGTCGCTGCTGATCTTCACGTCGATCGCCGCCCAGTTCCCCAACTCCCTCATCTCCATCGCCCAGCAGCGCGGCATCGACGTGTTCCTCATCGTGTTGGTGATCGGCCTCATCGTGGTCGCCGGCGTGGTGTTCGTCGAGCAGTCGCAGCGGCGCATCCCGGTGCAGTATGCCAAGCGCATGGTGGGCCGCCGAACGTATGGCGGCAACAACACCTACATTCCGATCAAGGTGAACATGGCCGGCGTCGTGCCCGTCATCTTCGCGTCGTCGCTGCTGTACCTGCCGGCCCTGATCGCCCAGTTCAACCAGCCCGCCGCCGGCGAGACGCCGCAGGCCTGGGTTACCTGGGTCACGAACAACCTCACCCAGGGCAGCCACCCGCTGTACATGGCGTTCTACTTCCTGCTCATCGTGGGCTTCACCTACTTCTACGTCGCGATCACCTTCAACCCTGAAGAGGTCGCGGACAACATGAAGAAGTACGGCGGCTTCATCCCCGGCATCCGTGCCGGCCGGCCCACCGCCGAGTACCTCGACTACGTGCTCACCCGGGTGACCCTGCCCGGTGCGCTCTACCTCGGTCTGATTGCGCTGATCCCGCTGATCGCGTTCTCGCTGATCGGCGCCGACCAGAACTTCCCGTTCGGTGGCGCAAGCATCCTGATCATCGTCGGCGTCGGCCTGGAGACGGTCAAACAGATCGACTCCCAGCTGCAGCAGCGCCACTACGAAGGGCTTCTGCGTTGA
- the rplO gene encoding 50S ribosomal protein L15: MADEKEATEKVATKPAAKKAAAPKATTTKAAAAKAPAKTAAAKKAAAPTEPTEVRPQVLKVHHLRPAPGSKKDKQRVGRGEGSKGKTAGRGTKGTKARYTVRIGFEGGQMPLHMRTPKLRGFKNPFRVEYQVVNLERLAELYPTGGDVTIASLVAKGAVRDNEKVKVLGNGDIAVKLTVAVDKVSRSAEQKIVAAGGSIK, from the coding sequence ATGGCTGACGAGAAGGAAGCTACCGAGAAGGTAGCAACCAAGCCCGCCGCTAAGAAGGCCGCCGCTCCCAAGGCGACGACCACGAAGGCTGCTGCGGCCAAGGCTCCGGCCAAGACTGCTGCCGCCAAGAAGGCCGCCGCGCCGACTGAGCCCACCGAGGTCCGTCCGCAGGTTCTGAAGGTTCACCACCTTCGTCCCGCGCCCGGATCGAAGAAGGACAAGCAGCGCGTTGGCCGTGGTGAAGGATCCAAGGGTAAGACCGCGGGTCGCGGAACCAAGGGCACCAAGGCGCGCTATACCGTGCGTATCGGCTTCGAGGGTGGGCAGATGCCGCTGCACATGCGCACCCCGAAGCTGCGCGGGTTCAAGAACCCGTTCCGCGTCGAGTACCAGGTTGTCAACCTGGAGCGCCTCGCCGAGCTGTACCCGACCGGCGGCGATGTAACCATCGCTTCACTGGTCGCCAAGGGCGCAGTTCGCGACAACGAGAAGGTCAAGGTTCTCGGCAATGGTGACATTGCGGTTAAGCTGACTGTTGCAGTCGATAAGGTCTCCCGCTCAGCAGAGCAGAAGATCGTCGCAGCAGGTGGCTCGATCAAGTAG
- the rpmD gene encoding 50S ribosomal protein L30, whose amino-acid sequence MAQLKITQIKSKISEKQNQRDTLRSLGLRRIGAVTIREDNSQNRGYVNTVAHLVKVEEID is encoded by the coding sequence ATGGCTCAGCTGAAGATTACGCAGATCAAGTCCAAAATTAGTGAGAAGCAGAACCAGCGCGACACACTTCGCAGCCTGGGCCTGCGTCGCATTGGCGCCGTCACGATCCGCGAGGACAACTCGCAGAACCGTGGCTACGTCAACACCGTTGCTCACCTTGTGAAGGTCGAGGAGATTGACTAA
- the rpsE gene encoding 30S ribosomal protein S5 gives MSTESSSTAAAKEADVVTEVPVETAASTTPPQNEPREARRGGRERSPNRERGSRDAEKSQFLERVVTINRVSKVVKGGRRFSFTALVVVGDGNGLVGVGYGKAREVPTAISKGVEEAKKNFFRVPRVGLTIPHPVQGEAAAGVVLLRPAAAGTGVIAGGPVRAVLECAGIHDVLSKSLGSSNTINIVHATVEALHQLEEPRAVAARRGLAYEDVAPARFLRADAAAAAAAASAKAGA, from the coding sequence GTGAGCACTGAATCCAGTAGCACCGCAGCAGCGAAGGAAGCTGACGTCGTCACTGAAGTTCCGGTGGAAACCGCAGCTTCGACCACGCCGCCGCAGAACGAGCCTCGTGAGGCTCGCCGTGGTGGCCGTGAGCGCAGCCCGAACCGTGAGCGCGGAAGCCGTGACGCCGAGAAGAGCCAGTTCCTCGAGCGCGTCGTTACGATCAACCGTGTTTCCAAGGTGGTCAAGGGTGGTCGTCGCTTCAGCTTCACCGCTCTGGTCGTCGTCGGAGACGGTAACGGTCTGGTAGGCGTTGGTTACGGTAAGGCCCGCGAGGTCCCGACCGCAATCAGCAAGGGCGTCGAGGAAGCGAAGAAGAACTTCTTCCGCGTTCCCCGCGTCGGCCTGACCATCCCGCACCCCGTTCAGGGTGAAGCAGCCGCCGGAGTCGTTCTTCTCCGTCCGGCCGCAGCAGGTACCGGCGTTATCGCCGGTGGCCCGGTGCGCGCCGTACTCGAATGCGCCGGCATCCACGACGTGCTGAGCAAGTCGCTCGGTTCGTCGAACACCATCAACATCGTGCACGCCACGGTGGAGGCCCTGCACCAGCTCGAAGAGCCCCGTGCAGTCGCGGCTCGCCGTGGCCTCGCCTACGAAGACGTGGCCCCGGCCCGTTTTCTGCGTGCCGACGCGGCTGCAGCAGCAGCCGCCGCAAGCGCGAAGGCAGGTGCCTAA
- the rplR gene encoding 50S ribosomal protein L18, giving the protein MGLGTRGKSKSAARGRRHARLRKKIEGTALRPRLVVTRSARHVFVQVVDDSKGFTLASASTLETGLRTFDGDKTAKAHKVGELVAERAKAAGIEAVVFDRGGSKYAGRVAAIAEGARKGGLDL; this is encoded by the coding sequence ATGGGTCTCGGAACTAGAGGAAAAAGCAAGTCGGCTGCCCGCGGACGCAGGCACGCACGTCTTCGCAAGAAGATCGAGGGGACCGCGCTTCGTCCGCGTCTCGTCGTCACCCGCTCGGCTCGCCACGTATTCGTGCAGGTCGTTGACGACAGCAAGGGTTTCACCCTCGCGTCGGCGTCGACTCTCGAAACCGGTCTGCGCACCTTCGATGGTGACAAGACCGCCAAGGCGCACAAGGTCGGCGAACTCGTCGCCGAGCGCGCCAAAGCCGCCGGTATCGAAGCCGTCGTATTTGACCGTGGTGGCAGCAAGTACGCAGGACGCGTCGCAGCCATCGCCGAAGGAGCCCGAAAGGGAGGGTTGGACCTGTGA
- the rplF gene encoding 50S ribosomal protein L6: MSRIGRLPIEIPAGVTVEANGQAVSVKGPKGELALTVANPIEVQVTDGQVLVTRPDDERASRSLHGLTRTLIANQIIGVTVGYTKGLEIVGTGYRVAQKGTSVEFALGFSHPVLIEPPVGISLTVEGVNKLTVSGIDKQAVGEVAANIRKIRKPEPYKGKGVRYAGEIVRRKAGKSGK, from the coding sequence ATGTCACGTATTGGAAGACTTCCGATCGAGATCCCCGCGGGTGTCACGGTCGAAGCTAACGGCCAGGCCGTTAGCGTCAAGGGTCCGAAGGGCGAGCTCGCGCTCACCGTCGCCAACCCCATCGAGGTCCAGGTCACCGATGGCCAGGTTCTGGTCACCCGTCCCGACGACGAGCGCGCTTCGCGTTCGCTGCACGGACTGACCCGCACCCTGATCGCCAACCAGATCATCGGCGTCACCGTGGGTTACACCAAGGGACTCGAGATCGTCGGTACCGGTTACCGCGTCGCTCAGAAGGGCACCTCTGTTGAGTTCGCCCTCGGCTTCTCGCACCCGGTCCTCATTGAGCCGCCCGTTGGTATCTCCCTGACCGTCGAGGGCGTTAACAAGCTCACGGTCAGCGGTATCGACAAGCAGGCCGTCGGTGAGGTTGCCGCAAACATCCGTAAGATTCGCAAGCCTGAGCCCTACAAGGGCAAGGGTGTGCGTTACGCCGGCGAGATTGTTCGCCGCAAGGCCGGAAAGAGTGGTAAGTAA
- the rpsH gene encoding 30S ribosomal protein S8, with translation MTMTDPVADMLTRLRNANSAYHDTVSMPHSKLKAHIADILKAQGYISAWDVKDAEVGKTLTLNLKFGPNRERSIVGIKRVSKPGLRVYAKSTEIPTVLGGLGVAILSTSSGLLTDRQAEKKGVGGEVLAYVW, from the coding sequence ATGACAATGACAGATCCGGTCGCAGATATGCTGACCAGACTGCGCAACGCTAACTCGGCGTACCACGACACAGTGTCGATGCCGCACAGCAAGCTCAAGGCGCACATCGCAGACATCCTCAAGGCACAGGGTTACATCTCTGCCTGGGATGTCAAGGATGCAGAGGTCGGAAAGACCCTCACGCTGAACCTCAAGTTCGGCCCCAACCGCGAGCGTTCCATCGTCGGCATCAAGCGGGTTTCCAAGCCCGGCCTGCGCGTGTACGCAAAGTCGACTGAGATCCCCACGGTTCTCGGCGGCCTCGGCGTTGCCATCCTGTCCACCTCCAGCGGTCTGCTCACCGACCGCCAGGCTGAGAAGAAGGGCGTAGGCGGAGAAGTTCTCGCCTACGTGTGGTAG
- the rplE gene encoding 50S ribosomal protein L5, producing MTDTATEATKPVVLPRLKQKYREEISLQLAKDLGFTNVHQVPNLTKIIVNMGVGEAARDGKIMDGAVADLTKITGQKPQVTKARKSIAQFKLREGQPIGTHVTLRGDRMWEFLDRLLSLALPRIRDFRGLSDKQFDGAGNYTFGLTEQVMFHEIDQDRIDRIRGMDITVVTTAKNNDEGRALLKALGFPFKTAENS from the coding sequence ATGACTGACACCGCAACTGAGGCCACCAAGCCCGTCGTGCTGCCGCGTCTCAAGCAGAAGTACCGCGAAGAGATCTCCCTGCAGCTCGCCAAGGACCTGGGCTTCACCAACGTCCACCAGGTACCCAACCTGACGAAGATCATCGTCAACATGGGTGTCGGCGAGGCTGCACGCGACGGCAAGATCATGGATGGCGCCGTCGCCGACCTCACCAAGATCACCGGCCAGAAGCCGCAGGTCACCAAGGCACGCAAGTCCATCGCGCAGTTCAAACTGCGTGAAGGACAGCCCATTGGCACGCACGTCACACTTCGTGGCGACCGCATGTGGGAGTTCCTCGACCGGCTGCTCAGCCTCGCACTGCCCCGTATCCGCGACTTCCGCGGCCTCTCGGACAAGCAGTTCGACGGCGCCGGCAACTACACGTTCGGTCTCACGGAGCAGGTTATGTTCCACGAGATCGACCAGGACCGGATCGACCGTATTCGCGGTATGGACATCACTGTTGTGACGACCGCCAAGAACAACGACGAGGGTCGCGCGCTGCTCAAGGCGCTCGGCTTCCCGTTCAAGACGGCCGAGAACTCCTAA
- the rplX gene encoding 50S ribosomal protein L24 — protein MARIKKGDLVEVITGRTQARGGDRGKQGRVLEVQVEKNRVLVEGINFVKKHVRVGQTQRGSKTGGIETVEASIHASNVALVDPETKKPTKVGFRLEEVTKDGVAKTVRVRYAKKSGKDL, from the coding sequence ATCAAGAAGGGTGACCTCGTAGAGGTCATCACCGGCCGCACCCAGGCTCGCGGCGGAGACCGTGGCAAGCAGGGTCGTGTGCTCGAGGTACAGGTTGAGAAGAACCGTGTTCTCGTCGAAGGCATCAACTTCGTCAAGAAGCACGTTCGTGTCGGCCAGACCCAGCGCGGCTCCAAGACCGGCGGCATCGAGACCGTGGAAGCATCGATTCACGCTTCCAACGTCGCGCTCGTCGACCCGGAGACCAAGAAGCCGACCAAGGTCGGATTCCGCCTCGAAGAGGTAACGAAGGACGGCGTCGCCAAGACGGTCCGCGTTCGTTACGCCAAGAAGTCAGGTAAGGACCTCTAA